One genomic region from Rattus norvegicus strain BN/NHsdMcwi chromosome 10, GRCr8, whole genome shotgun sequence encodes:
- the Fbxo39 gene encoding F-box only protein 39 isoform X1, which yields MDEDSEVTQPQDQSCWATLPDVCLRRVFWWLGDRDRSRAALVCRKWNQIMYSADLWRYRTITFSGRPSRVHASEFESALWYVKKFGRYLEHLEIKFLNPYNAVLTKKFQVTMRGLLSCLGKSNNRLRSLSIQHLELDRLVWRNSIRGSLIKSLSFFLKKMGKHLDHLSLKGARLTVEQGCHILNSLSYMRNENVASELNIEDFFSHHLAVYGSSQFNKAMATFHNLTFLTLNYNCISDELLETLSENNAGTLRTMNIKCHVHDPHGQVVWGMSWAKLARQASNLKVNFFFERVMKYERLARILLQEIPVRSISLRSCYFSDPDWSMRPTLTDLLPTFRNTLQKLTFEFNNNHESLDEQLHLLILACRKLFYFKIWAFLDVKFVERILKSQEEGQCSLRTLKVRIYTNRYETNEEDRTLREIYRKYRKLIDSELNYFVIAYPMM from the exons ATGGATGAAGACAGTGAAGTGACGCAGCCCCAAGATCAGAGCTGCTGGGCCACTCTGCCGGATGTGTGCCTACGACGTGTTTTCTGGTGgctgggagacagggacaggtcCAGAGCTGCCCTGGTCTGCAGAAAATGGAACCAGATCATGTACTCAGCTGACCTCTGGCGATACAGGACCATCACGTTCAGCGGAAGGCCGTCCAGGGTACACGCATCTGAATTTGAGTCAGCACTCTGGTACGTTAAGAAATTTGGCCGATACCTGGAACACTTGGAAATCAAGTTCCTGAACCCTTACAATGCGGTCTTGACCAAGAAGTTCCAGGTCACCATGCGAGGCCTCCTGTCGTGCCTGGGCAAGAGTAACAACCGCCTGCGGTCACTGTCCATCCAGCATTTAGAACTGGATCGTCTGGTCTGGAGAAACAGCATTAGGGGTTCGCTCATCAAGAGCCTgagttttttcttaaagaaaatgggCAAACACCTGGACCATCTCAGCCTAAAAGGAGCCCGGCTGACAGTGGAGCAAGGCTGCCACATCCTCAACTCCCTGAGCTACATGCGGAATGAGAACGTGGCCTCAGAGCTCAACATTGAAGACTTCTTCAGCCATCATCTGGCTGTCTATGGCAGCTCCCAGTTCAACAAGGCCATGGCCACATTCCACAACTTGACATTCCTAACACTCAACTACAACTGTATCTCTGATGAGTTGCTCGAGACCTTGAGCGAGAACAACGCCGGTACCCTCCGGACCATGAACATCAAGTGCCATGTTCATGACCCTCACGGTCAGGTAGTCTGGGGTATGTCCTGGGCCAAGCTGGCCAGGCAGGCCAGCAACCTGAAGGTGAACTTCTTCTTTGAGAGGGTGATGAAATATGAACGCCTGGCCCGGATCTTGCTTCAGGAGATTCCAGTCAGGAGCATCAGCCTGAGAAGCTGCTATTTCAGTGACCCAGACTGGTCCATGAGACCCACTCTGACAGACCTCCTGCCCACCTTCCGGAACACTCTGCAG AAGTTAACCTTCGAGTTCAACAATAACCATGAGTCTCTAGATGAGCAGCTGCACCTCCTCATCCTGGCCTGTCGGAAGCTGTTTTACTTCAAAATCTGGGCTTTCCTGGACGTTAAGTTTGTGGAGCGGATCCTGAAGAGCCAGGAGGAGGGGCAGTGCTCCCTGCGCACACTGAAG GTGAGAATTTATACAAACCGCTATGAAACAAATGAAGAGGACAGGACCCTACGggaaatttacaggaaatacagaaagcTGATCGATTCAGAACTTAACTATTTTGTCATCGCCTACCCCATGATGTAA